A DNA window from Nycticebus coucang isolate mNycCou1 chromosome 1, mNycCou1.pri, whole genome shotgun sequence contains the following coding sequences:
- the ARRDC3 gene encoding arrestin domain-containing protein 3 isoform X2 translates to MVVPKAAIYQTQAFYAKGKMKEVKQLVANLRGESLSSGKTETWNGKLLKIPPVSPSILDCSIIRVEYSLMVYVDIPGAMDLFLNLPLVIGTIPLHPFGSRTSSVSSQCSMNMNWLGLSLPERPEAPPSYAEVVTEEQRRNNLAPVNACDDFERALQGPLFAYIQEFRFLPPPLYSEIDPNPDQSSDDRPSCPSR, encoded by the exons ATGGTAGTGCCAAAGGCAGCCATTTACCAAACACAGGCCTTCTATGccaaaggaaaaatgaaggaagTAAAACAGCTTGTGGCTAACTTGCGTGGGGAATCCTTATCGTCTGGAAAGACAGAGACTTGGAATGGCAAGTTGCTGAAAATTCCACCAGTTTCTCCCTCTATCCTCGACTGTAGTATCATCCGTGTGGAATATTCACTAATG GTGTATGTGGATATTCCTGGAGCTAtggatttatttcttaatttgccACTTGTCATCGGTACCATTCCTTTACATCCATTTGGTAGCAGAACCTCAAGTGTAAGCAGTCAGTGTAGCATGAATATGAACTGGCTTGGTTTATCCCTTCCTGAAAGACCTGAAG CACCACCCAGCTATGCAGAAGTGGTAACAGAGGAACAAAGGCGGAACAATCTTGCACCGGTGAATGCTTGCGATGACTTTGAGAGAGCTCTTCAAGGACCACTGTTTGCATATATCCAGGAGTTTCGGTTCTTGCCTCCACCTCTTTATTCAGAG atTGATCCAAATCCTGATCAGTCATCAGATGATAGACCATCCTGCCCCTCTCGTTGA